Genomic segment of Pontibacter liquoris:
CTTGTTTGCAGTGGGGTTATTCGGACTTTAGTTCAGTTATACTTCTTTCTACTGGTTTATAACTTTGAGCTATAGCTGATAGTGGCTTTATTGTGTGTTTTATATTTAGGTTATGCTTGGTAGGTGTCGTAAATGTTCGATCTATACTTGGCTATACTTGGGTGCGCCTGTTCTTCAAGTATAATAATCCAGCTATACTTGGTTGATGCTCGGGCTTATACTTTGGCTATACTTAGTAGCTGCTGTAGATGCTCTCTATACTTGCGGCTATACTTACTAGATACTTGTATTCCTCAGTTTTATACTTGTCTAGTTTCATCTTATACTTTGGAGCGCTCCAAGCCCGCGGGGCCTCGTCCTTGGGCATCGCACTGTGGCGTGAAGCTGCCCTAGCGGGCTGCCGCATGCGCGGCACCGCAACACACCAAGGCGCTCAACCCAAGGACTGGGAAGATTTCGATAGCTGCTGCCTTTGCTTGTGGATCCCCTGTAGGGACAGGTCGCGACCTGTCCGCGCAATGGCGCCCGCTATGAAGCTTCAGTATAAGTATAAGCATGATCCTCCTCTCCGTGCCTCTTCATTTTTTTGTCATCCTGAAAGGATCTTGGTGGAAGGGAGGTTAAGCTTTTGCTATGCAAGCGTTCTCTTCCTCCATCAGCCCAAAGTCCCCTTTGAAGGGGGTAGGGGGATGTTATCACCTAAACTATGCTGCTTATACTTGTCTCTGTTAAAACAGCTCGCTTTTCCTTTTGTCATCCTGAAAGAATCTTGTGAGTAAGCTGTTCAATCCAAAACTACAACGCCTATACTTCAAAAAGAACCAACCACCTCCTGCCCCTCCTTAACCAAGGAGGAGTCAGGGGTGGTTGGAACCGGTGCTGCAAAATTCTTCTAAAAACAAAAACCCCCTCCTGTTGCCAAGAAGGGGTTAGTTGAAGGGCTTACTTGCTCAGGTATAAATTCCGTTCGGAGTATACTTTGGTGAAGTAGTCATCTTCCAGGTCATCGATAAAGTAGATCGCCTCGCCGGTGGATTTCATTTCTGGCCCGAGCTCCTTGTTCACTTCCGGGAACTTGTTGTAAGAGAATACCGGCACCTTGATGGCATAGCCGTGCTTGTAGGGGTTGAAGTTGAAGTCCTTCACCTTCTTGGCGCCCAGCATGATCTTGGTCGCGTAGTTAATGTAAGGCTCCCGGTACGCTTTGGCAATGAACGGGAAGGTACGCGAAGCACGCGGGTTGGCCTCGATAATGTAGACAATCTCGTTCTTAATCGCAAACTGGATGTTGATCACACCTACTGTTTCGAGGGCTACGGCAATGCGCTTAGTGTATTCCTCTATCTGGCGGAGCACGTTCTCGCTCAGGTCAAAGGGCGGCAGCACGGCGTACGAGTCGCCGGAGTGGATGCCGGCCGGCTCGATGTGCTCCATAATACCGCAGATGTGCACGTCCTCGCCATCGCAGATAGCATCGGCTTCGGCTTCGATGGCGTTGTCGAGGAAGTGGTCTAACAGCACCTTGTTACCCGGGTGGTCTTTCAGCAGGTCGATCACGTGGGCTTCCAGCTCCTTGTCGTTGATCACGATCTTCATGTTCTGGCCGCCCAGCACATAGCTTGGCCGCACCAGCAGCGGGAATTTAAGCTCTTTGCTAAGTTCCAGTGCTTCTTCGGCTGTTTCGATCACCGCAAAAGGAGGGTATGGGATGTTCAGGTCGCGCAGCAAAGCGGAGAAAGAGCCACGGTCTTCGGCTAGATCCAGCGCTTTGTAGCTCGTTCCCATGATCTTGATACCGTAGCGCTCCAGCTTCTCGGCCAGCTTCAGGGCGGTCTGACCACCCAGCTGCACAATCACGCCTTCGGGCTTCTCGTGCAGAATGATGTCGTAGATATGCTCCCAGAATACCGGCTCAAAGTATAGCTTGTCCGAAATATCAAAATCCGTACTCACCGTTTCGGGGTTGCAGTTGATCATGATGGTTTCGTAGCCACACTCCTTTGCAGCCAGCACGCCATGCACGCAGCTGTAGTCGAACTCGATGCCCTGGCCAATGCGGTTAGGCCCCGAACCCAGCACCACCACCTTTTTCTTATCGGAAACGATGCTTTCGTTCTCGCCATCAAAGGTGCTGTAATAGTAAGGGGTGCTTGCCTCAAACTCGGCAGCACAGGTATCCACCATTTTATAGCCGCGGCGGATGCCCAGCTCTGTGCGGACGCTGTGCACTTCGCTTTCCTTGCAGCGCAGCAGGTGGGCGATCTGGCGGTCAGCATAGCCTTTTACCTTGGCTTCGCGCAGCAGCTCGGCTGGGATGGTAGCCAGGGTATACTTCTCGATCTCCTTTTCCATCACGTCCAGCTCTTCGATCTGCGCCAGGAACCAGGGGTCGACCTTGGTGAGTTTCTGGATGGTGCTGGTCGGAATGCCGATGCGCATGGCATCTTTTATACTGAACAGGCGGTTCCAGCTCGGGTTGGCCAGGCTGTCGATCAGCTCGTCATAGTTCGTTTTTTCTTTGCCGTCGGCGCCAATGCCGTTGCGCTTGATTTCCAGGCTCTGGCAGGCTTTCTGCAGCGCCTCCTGGAACGTGCGGCCAATACCCATTACTTCGCCCACTGATTTCATCTGCAGGCCAAGTCGGCGGTCGGCTCCCGGAAACTTATCAAAGTTCCAGCGCGGTATCTTCACGATCACATAATCCAGCGCAGGCTCAAAGTAAGCCGAGGTGGTTTTCGTGATGGCGTTCTTCAGCTCATCCAGGTTATACCCAATGGCCAGCTTGGCGGCAATTTTGGCAATGGGGTAACCGGTAGCTTTAGAGGCCAGCGCCGACGAGCGAGACACCCGCGGGTTGATCTCGATGGCAATAATGGTATCGTCCAGCGGGTTTACCGAGAACTGCACGTTGCAACCGCCGGCAAACTGCCCGATGCCGTTCATCATTTTGATGGCCAGGTCGCGCATTTTCTGGTACACGGTGTCGGGCAGCGTCATGGCCGGCGCTACCGTGATCGAGTCGCCGGTGTGCACGCCCATCGGGTCGAAGTTCTCGATCGAGCAGATGATGATGATGTTGCCCAGGTTGTCGCGCAGCAGCTCCAGCTCATACTCCTTCCAGCCCATGATGCTTTGCTCCACCAGCACTTCGTGCGTAGGCGAAGCATGCAGGCCGCGCGTCAGCGCCGCATCAAACTCTTCAGGCGTGTTCACAAAGCCGCCGCCGTAGCCGCCCAGCGTAAACGAGGGGCGAATCACAAGCGGAAACCCGATCTCCTGGGCTATTTCTTTCCCTTCCAGAAACGAGGTGGCCGTTTCGCCTTTACACACATTTACATCCAGCTCCAGCATTTTCAGACGAAACTGCTCGCGGTCTTCGGTGGTTTCGATGGCTTTGATATCCACCCCGATAATGCGCACGCCATACTTCTTCCAGATGCCTGCTTTCTCGCAGTCAATGGCCAGGTTCAGCGCCGTCTGTCCGCCCATGGTTGGCAGCACCGCATCAATTTTATGTTTCTCCAGTATCTCAACGATGTACTTCTTCTCCAGCGGTTTCAGATAAACATTATCTGCCGTCACGGGGTCCGTCATGATGGTGGCGGGGTTGGAGTTGATGAGGGTTACCTCGATACCCTCTTCCCGGAGAGAACGGGCGGCCTGAGAGCCGGAATAATCGAATTCGCAGGCCTGGCCGATGATGATGGGACCGGAGCCAATAATGAGAACGGATTTAATGCTATTGTCTTTCGGCATGTTGTGGTAAGTATAAATTGCCCAAAGTTAAGGCTAAATGTTAAGGGCTACAACCTAAAATTGACCGGATTGCACAAAATGTTCAGAATTCCCGCTTGCCTAAAGCTATTTTTTCCGGGAGAAACGTGCTGGTTAGTCAGAATAAAAAGCTATATTTCTATATAATTTAACCTTATTATACCATGAAAAAACTTTACATACTCTGCACCCTGGTGCTGCTCACCCTCACGGCCGCTGCCCAAAGCACCGACTGGAAAACAAAAGAAGATTACCTGCGCGACACCGCCCAGGTGGCGCAAACTATTTTATGGCTCGAGCAACATCCCTTTCCCGAGCCTTTCAGCGAACGCGAGGAGAAAGCAGCTTATGCCTTTAAATGGCTGGAAGGAGCACCTTATATGGTCAACATCGACGCCACATTTCTGCAGGGCATCGTAGCTGATAAAAAGTTTGCCTACAAAGATATGATGGTGCCGCAGTTTCTTTTTGGCAAAGGCTTGTACCTGATCCAACACAAGGGCGAGCAGAACGAGTACGAGGCCAACCTGCGTGGCGTGCAAAGTATGGTAACGCTCTACAAGCAGATCAAGGCAAAAGACAGCCAGGCCAGAAACAAGCTGCTGGAAAAGATGGAGAAAGCGGCCGACCAGCAGAAGCTGCCCGAGTTTGTGCGCAGCCAGACAAAATAACAGCAAAACAGGCGCGGCATCCGTAAGTACAGGTATAACCTAACGACACACACTTATGGAAACGCCCAAAGAAGATGACTTTATTACGAATGCAGACGAGAGCAAGCGCCTGCCCGACGAAAACCCAGAACCCCTTACCGGCGTGAAGAAACAGGAAGTAGATATAAATGACACCGAGTATGAGGGCAAAGAGAAAGCGGGCAACGTGGGGGCTAAAAATGAGGAAGATACCCGTAAGCTGGATGGTAGCAATGCCAACAACCTGCGCACCAAATAACCGGCTATACTTAAGCCCGGCAAGGTTTTTCACCTTGCCGGGCCCATTTTGGCGGCTTTAGCAAGGATACTGTAAACCCTTATCCGCTACAGCAGCCAAGCGCTGATCCTGCTCTATTTTGGATGCCCGAGAGTAATAGCCTTTTATCTTGTTAATTTTTTGTTATATTTAGCCAAAGACTTTGATTATCAACAATAAGTGAGTATACTTACTCTACAGTTCACCTTAAATGTTGCGGAGAGATGGTTTGCTTCCATACAGAATATCTGCATGTAGAGTATTATACTGCCACCGGCGTGCTCGTGTCGCAGTGGTTTGATAAATGCAGCAGCAAACAGTACCGTGATGCCATGCTTTTTATAGTGGACATTATCCAGGAGCATACCATCAATTACGTTATTTCGGACAGACGCCTGCTGCCGCAACTTTCGCCGGAAGACAACGACTGGACACAACATCACTTTCGCGATATTTTCTGCAAGATGCCCCTCCGGCGCTTTGCCATCATCAACTCTTTTAACGACCAGGCAGTGGAGCAGACCAGGCAATTCCTGTATAACCCCTCGCCGCCACTTCCTTTTGAGACCCACCTGTTTGAGGACCTGACCTCTGCGTACGACTGGCTGGTAGAAGCCAAAGCAGCCTAGGGGCAAACCACGTTTCCCGTTGTGCAGTTCTGGCAGGCAAAACTGCCGGCTTCCGGTATTTACAGGTATAAGCCGCATTGCCGCCAAAAGCTACCGCCGTTAGGGAAGTATAGCACAGTTACCGGCTCATGCCCTGAAACTATCGTTGTAATAACATGGGCTGCCCGGGTCTTGCCCCGGCAGCAGCAGTGCTTCTCGGGCCGCACACTGAGCCGGCTGTTTATACTTAAGTATACCATAAACTATAGCTGCTTGCCGGCACAGCACAAAACTCAGCCAATTAGTATATATTAGAAGCCGCATTGTGCAAACACGCAGTTGCTGCTTAACAACGTCCATACATGCTCTACGCCATCCTTAAAGTGATTTACCTAATTGGCCTGCGGGTATTTTTTCGAAAGCAGGAAGTCCATAACCAGGGATTGTTGCCGCAGCAGGGACCGCTCCTGATCGTAGCAAACCACCCCAATACTTTTATGGACCCGGTCGTGATTGCTGCCCAGCTGAAACAACCAGCCTACTTTATCGCCAAAGGAACAGTTTTCGGCTCCCGCTTCCGCAACTGGATGCTCCGCAAGATGCACCTCATCCCCATTCACCGCCGCGAAGACAACCCCGACCAGCCCATCAGCAACGAGGAAGCCTTTGCAGCCAGCTTTAAGGCGCTGGCGCAGAAAAAAACGCTCCTTATTTTTCCGGAAGGCAACAGCTTTAACGAGCGCCGGCTGCGCAAAATAAAAACCGGTGCAGCCCGCATTGCCCTCAGCGCCGAAGCAACCGCCCGCCTGGGGGTGCAGATACTACCCGTAGGGCTTAACTATACAGCACCCACCCGCTTCCGGAGCAGCGTGTTTGTGAATGTCGGCCAGCCCATCAGCGTGGCAGCTTACATGGACGCCTATGCTGCTGATGGTACGGCCGCCGTGCTGGCGCTTACCGAGGAGATCCGCCACCGCCTCGAGCACCTGATCATCAACACGCCGACGGAGGAGGAAGACGAGCTGGCCCGCCTCATCGAGGGCTTATATAAAGAAGAGTTGCTGGCCAACGCCCCCAAAGCGACCCACGAACAGGAGTTTTTGCTGACCAAAGGCATCGTGAAAAGTATCCATTACTTTAGCCAGACCCAGCCGGAACGGATTGCCGCTTTGCAGCAAAGAATCAAAGCTTACAGCCGGCAATTGCAGCGCCTGCACCTGCACGATGCCTTGCTGGGGCAGGGCAAGCGCGTGGTGCTGCAGCAGAGTATTCTCTCCTTGTTATACCTGGTGGCCGGCCTGCCGGTCTATGCGTTCGGGCTGCTGCACAACTATGTGCCCTACATACTACCGGCTAAAGTAGCCCGGGCGGCAACCCACGAAGAAGAATGGTATGCGCCCATTATGCTGACGGTGGGCATTTTTACGTTTCCGCTGGCGTATGCCCTGTCGCTGTGGCTGTGCTCTGAGGTGTTGCATCCCTCCCTTGTGGTGCTGTTGCTTTATGGGCTGAGCCTTCCGGCTTCGGGTTTTTTCGCGCTGCACTATTGGCATAAGCTTGTGCACACGCAGGAGCACCTGGCCCTGCTGCGCCTGTTCTTTCAGCGCCAACCGCTGGTAAACCGCCTGCTGCACCAGCGGCAGGCAATCAGGGAAACACTGGAGCAGGGCCGGCTGGAATACCTGCAGGAAAGACAAAAGCCTGTTTCATAACCATCCTGCTGCTTAGCTAATTGCATAATACAAGGTGGCTTTTGTACCTCCCGCACAGGTAAAAAAAGCCATTCTGCTTTGTATTTACACCATGTATTTATACCTGCCAAAGAGGCGTTTATACTTGTTTATCAGCGATTAACGATTTTTTTTGTGACATTTTTATGCCTGCCCCGTAAAAGACATCTAGAGTTAGAATTTTTACTCTCTAAACAAACTTGAAAGCGATGAAAAAGACATTTGTAAACATTTGCGCCTCGGCATTTATTGTAGCAGGCTTATTGGCAAGCTGCTCTACGTCTGATACTGCTACGGGCAGTGACACCATGGACAATGGAACCGACACCATGGATGACGGTACAACGAGCGGCACAACAACAGGTACCACCACGGAAGGCACGACCAGCGGCACTACGACAGGTACAACAACAGAATCCACCACCGGCACGACCACCTACGGTACAACAACTGGTACTACAACCGGTACCACTACAGGAACAACCACCAGCGGCACTACAACTGGTACTACCACTTACGGTACCACCTCCGGCACTACCTCTGGTACAACAACCGGAACCACTACATCCGGTACCACATCAGGCACTACTTCCGGCACTACAAGCGGTACAACCTCGGGCACTACTTCTGGTACTACCAGCGGTACTACTACCGGAACAACCACTAGCGGTACTACAACCGGAACAACTACGATGTAGTATAAGCGCATTATGTGCAACTGAAAAGCAAAAAGGCAAGCACCACCCACTGGTAATTGCCTTTTTGTTTTTATACATGCTACTAGTTAGGAAATGATGACGTACGTTGAGCTATACTTCCGGAAAGTGTTTACCGTCGATTTACGGGCACTCGCTATCATGCGGATCTGGCTGGCGGGCATCATCTTAACCGATCTGGCCATCAGAGCCACCGACCTGGAGGCCCATTACTCCAATATGGGCGTGCTGCCCCTGTATGTCCTGCACGAGTACCTCTGGCCTGCGCAATTTTTTTCCTTTCATGCCCTGAGCGGTATGTGGCAGTTCGAAGTGCTGCTGTTTATCATTGCAGCCGCGTTTGCAGGCTGCCTGCTGATAGGGTATAAAACACGGCTTGCAACGGTTATTAGCTGGCTGCTGCTGGTCTCGTTACAAAACCGCAACACGCTCATTACACAAGGGGGCGATGATCTGCTGCGGATGCTGCTTTTCTGGGGCATGTTTCTGCCCTGGGGCCGCTATTACGCTTACGATGCCACGCAACAGAAGCAACCGCTAGCAGCAGACACGACTTATTTCAGCGCTGCCACAGTTGCCTACATTCTGCAGATCTGCCTCGTATACTTTTGTACCGCCCTGCTGAAAAACTCGCCGGAATGGCGCACCGAAGGCACCGCTTTATACTATGCCCTCAGCCTGGACCAGATCCTAATGCCCGGCGGACGGCTGATCTACCCTTACCCGGAACTACTCCATACCCTCACCCTCACCACTTATTATGTAGAGTTGCTGCTGCCCTTCCTGCTGCTCATCCCTTTTTACAATAATTTTTTCCGGATGGTGGTGGTAGCGGTGCTCCTTGGTTTTCATATCGGCATCAGCCTGACGTTGTTTGTAGGCTTATTTTACCTGATCAACATCGCCTCGATAGCAGGTTTGCTTCCACGCCCCGTCATGGACTGGCTGGACAGGCGGCTGCTTGCCTCTTTCCGACGGCCGTATACGGGGCACTTTAAGCGCCTCTTTGAGCAGATCCGCAGGCCTTCGCTGGTCAGCATACAGGTGCGCCTGCACAGGCCACTGGTGCCGCGGCATTTGTGGCCCCAGTTTCGCAACGGGTTTGTAAGCGTGGTGCTCCTGTATTGCATCTGGTGGAACCTGAGCGGCACAGCGCTACGCATACCCCAATTACCCGACAGTAGCCGCTGGTTTGGATACCTGTTGCGCCTGGACCAGCACTGGGGCATGTTTGCGCCGGTGGTTTTTAAAGATGATGGCTGGTATATTCTGGAGGGGCAAACCGCAAGCGGCAAAACGATCGACCTCAACCACGAAGGAGAAGCGGCCACTTATACCAAGCCAGCCTCGGTGGTATCGCTCTTTAAAAATGACCGCTGGCGTAAATACTCCGAAAACTACCTGTTTGTGCGAAATGCATACATGCGCCCGTATTACTGCAATTACCTGATGCGCCGCTGGAACGAAGCGCACCCGCAACGCCCCATCCGGCAACTGGAGGTGATCTACATGAAAGAACCTTCTTTGCCTGACTACCAGGTAGCCGAGCCCACCCGCGAGGTACTCTGCGGCTGTGCCAACCAGCCGCAACAACATTAACACTTACCCAAAGTGTGCTTCAGACCTGAAACAGAAACAATTACCTATACTTAAAACAAACTTTAAACCATTAAAACACTTACTTTATGAAAAAGACTTATGTATACCTGGTAGCCGGGGCTTTGCTACTGTCGCCGTGCCTGGTTAGCTGTTCATCAGACTCCACAACAGGTACGGATACCAAAACTACTACGGACGAAGGAACAAACATGAATGGCAATGACGCTGGTATGGACAATTCGGGCAACATGGGCACCGATACCATGAACGCTGACACAATGAGCACCACCGCCGGAAGCACTTCAGGTACGACAACCATGGGAACGACAACAAGCTCTACCACTAGTGGCACAACAACCGGGACTACGAGCGGTACTACAGCAGGCACTACTGCAGGATCGACTGGCGGCACGACAACAGGTGGTACTACTGGCGGTGGCACAACCGATTAAGTTTTAAGAGAACGCTCCGTTCGAAAACAAAAAGAGCAGGTAATACATACCTGCTCTTTTTGTTTTCGTTTACTTTCAGCTAGCGTTTTGCCAGCAAGTGGCCCACGGTACCAGCCGTTAAGCCCCCAAGCAGGTACAGGCCTACCGTCATAGCCTGCGTTACCGGGGTGCGGTTGCTCGGCATTTCGCCAAGCCCCATCGGGCCGGGAAGGTAAATAGCCCCGGCGCCCGCGGCAGCCCCTAACAAAGCCCCTTTCCAGAGCGCATCCTCGCCGGTGCCGACAAAGCTATAGAAGATCCCGTTAGAGACAATATCGCCGCCCAGGGCCCAGGTGTGCAATTCATCTTCCTGCGGAGGCTCCTCACCTAGTTTCTCCATTGTTTTAGAAATTGCCCGCATGCCAAGTATATCCATGCGCGGGGCATCAGAAAACAGTCTTCTTGCCGTTTCGTGTGCCATTGTAAGCACGCAGGCGCCGGCAAAGCCTGCTGCCATTGATCTCAGTATTCCCATAGTCTGTTTGTATTAGGTTATATGTTGGTCAGAACAGTTTGTCTGTATAGCCTGTTGCCCGGCAGAAGGTTACATTTGCCGCTGCTCCTGCCCCGGATTCAGCTGCCGTATAAGTACGCGCAGCACCCTTGGGGCAACAAAAAAGCCGGGCTTACAGGTAAGCCCGGCTTTTTAACGTTATTCCGTTATATTTCTAGCGGCCATTGTAAGAGCCACTGCCTTTCATCTTTTTGGAAGAAGAACCAATAGCGCCCTTTTTGTTCATCTGGTTCATGGCAATCCAGCCGGCACCCAGGGCCAGCAAAGAGCCGCCTACAACTTTCTGGGTAGTGCTCAGGTTGTTTACTTTCTCAGCAGCTGTGCTTCCGAACTGCTGCAGTTTACTTGTCAGGTTTCCGGTGATATCGTTTAAGCCACCTTTACCGGAAGTGCCTTGCTGGCTGCTTTTTCCGGAGGTAGAAGTATGGCTTGCACCTTGCGCTTGCTGGCCACTCTGAGCAGATGTATTGTTTCCGGCTTGCGCCTGTGATTGCGGGTTTTTATTCGTGTTGTTTTCCATAATTTGTAGTGCAATTAAAATATTAGTACAATTCTACCACAATACCTCGCCTTGCTTAATTACCGGCTATTTAGGAGGTAGTCTGACTTCTTTTATCGCAGAACAGCGTATATAGTTGCGTATTACACCTGATTTTTTTCATCCTCAGGCTTCTTTCACTACCTGACACGCTGTTTAAAAGAATCTATTTTGTACAATTTCTGCGGCCCATTCCCATCGCGTTATAATGCCTCTGCGGCCTCCAGGCGGGCAAGTGCCTGCTGTGTTTCCTTCCAGGCTTCTGCTTTCTCGTTTACCTGCTTTGCCGTTTGCACCTGCTTATAAAAAGCCATGATGTTGTGGCGCAAGGCAGGCGTCAGGTGTTTAAACTCGTCAACCGACAGCTTTGCAAGTAGTTTGGCGTATGTTTCATCCGCCAGCTTGTAGGTGCCCGGGGCTGTGGGTTGCCCGGTATCGAGTTGCAGGTTGCGCAGGTGTGGCGCAGCATCCGTTTTCCGCATGCGCTGCAGCATGGCGCTATAGGCATCTACCGTGGCATTAAAACTTTTAAAGTATACTTCCTCTGCCGCCGGCGTAGGAGGCACAAAGGCCAGCGGGCGCAGGGGGCCTATTTTAGGCAGCATTTTAATGACCCAGGCAAGCGCCCGGGCATAGAACTGGGGCCGCTCGTAGTCGCGCCCCCACTGCTGCCGGTAGCTGGCCCGGCTCATGCGGTACACAAACGCACGGCGCGTGGCGCCAGGTTTGGCCTGTTGTATCTCGTTTTTCTTGGCCTGCCAGGCAGCTTTGGTCAGCTCCGGAAATATGTTTTTGATGGTATAACGGTACGTGCCCACCGCCAGCGGAAGACTCACAAACACTTCTTTCAGTTCCAGGCCATACGTTTCTAAAAAAGCCTTTTCCAGGAGCTCGTCCGCTACTTCAAAACCGATGAAATCATGATACGACTCTGGGGCATAGTTGCCACGCGCCACTTCCAGCACATCAAAGCCAAACTCTGTTTTGATATGCGAAAGAGGATCTTCGGCATAGGTTACGGTGTTGCCATACTTGGCGCCTATCTTCGGATACACCAGCGGCACTGCGTGGTTGGTACCGATCGGATGACCAAAGATATCGGCATTATAATGAGCCAGCGCGCCCAGGGCAAAGGCATATTCCTCCTGGGTTTTGGCATGGCGAAGCAGCTGCGCCACAAAGTCGCCGCTACGGACATAATGCGTCAGATCCGTAAAAAAGGTGCTGCCGAAAGGATAATAGCCCATGTCCTGCACAATGGCCCCGCCGTAGGCAAAGGCATGGGCTTTCCGGAGGTCTTCAGCGGTCGATTTCGGAAAACGTTGCAGCAACAAGGGCTGCAGGCCTTTTGCCCAGGCAGCGTCGATCACGGCCTGGTGGGTAAGTACGCTGTAAGCAGCAGCTACCGGAGCGGCAAAGGTGCCTGACAGCACTAAAAAGAAAAGACAAGCGAGGATGCGGCAACTCTTTTTTTCCATAACACAGAACCTGCGTACCGATGCACGCAGAAGTATAGGTTTAGCTCCATATACTTGTTTAACTATGTATGGTTGCCTACCTCCTGCTTCTGCCGCCTGTAGGCCATTAATTCCATCAGGCTGACCCCGACCAGTAGCCAGAGTGCGCCCAGCAAAAAACCTCCCAGCACATCCGATAGATAATGCACCCCCAGGTATATCCGGCTAAAACCAACGATCAGGATCAGCACGGCGGCGACCCCAAGTAAAACCCGGCGCTGGCGCCGCTTGCGGTAATGGCGGAAAAGAAAATAAGCGATCAGCCCATACTCAGCCATGACGGTGGTGGCGTGCCCGCTGGGAAAGGAGAAATGCTCTACTTTGTAATAGGCTACCTCACTCGGGCGGTCGCGGGCAATATAGGTTTTCCCATACCTGGTGGTGATGCCCACACCGGCCAGCGCTATCCAGAAAGCGATCAGGGCAACATATTTTTTCCGGAACAGGAAGATGAGCGACAAAATGCCTCCTACTCCCAGGGCCGCCCACTGCTCGCCTAACTGCGTAAAAACATACAGTACCTGGCTGAGCCACTCACTACGCATACTAAAGAGGAAGGCTGTAAAATTCTTATCAATGGTTACGATGCTCTCGGATTCCAACACGTTCTCTGTTAGCTCGGACAGCAGCGCGATGTTGATGCCAAAGGCAAGAATCATAAGGCTCAGGGGTAAGCCTGTAAACGCTTTGGGATCAAACCTGTTGGCGATAAACCTGGACGTAAGGGGATTGCGCTGCCGGAACCGCTGCACCGGCCGCAGGTGCAGAAACCAGGCAAGGAACTGCCGGACATAATGGCTCAGGATGTTTTTCATGGCGGACTAACTGCTGAACATATACGCAGCGCCGGTGATTTGTTTCGCTATTCGTTCCCTTGCCTTTGCCAGGAGGTG
This window contains:
- a CDS encoding zinc dependent phospholipase C family protein, with protein sequence MEKKSCRILACLFFLVLSGTFAAPVAAAYSVLTHQAVIDAAWAKGLQPLLLQRFPKSTAEDLRKAHAFAYGGAIVQDMGYYPFGSTFFTDLTHYVRSGDFVAQLLRHAKTQEEYAFALGALAHYNADIFGHPIGTNHAVPLVYPKIGAKYGNTVTYAEDPLSHIKTEFGFDVLEVARGNYAPESYHDFIGFEVADELLEKAFLETYGLELKEVFVSLPLAVGTYRYTIKNIFPELTKAAWQAKKNEIQQAKPGATRRAFVYRMSRASYRQQWGRDYERPQFYARALAWVIKMLPKIGPLRPLAFVPPTPAAEEVYFKSFNATVDAYSAMLQRMRKTDAAPHLRNLQLDTGQPTAPGTYKLADETYAKLLAKLSVDEFKHLTPALRHNIMAFYKQVQTAKQVNEKAEAWKETQQALARLEAAEAL
- a CDS encoding HTTM domain-containing protein, with the protein product MMTYVELYFRKVFTVDLRALAIMRIWLAGIILTDLAIRATDLEAHYSNMGVLPLYVLHEYLWPAQFFSFHALSGMWQFEVLLFIIAAAFAGCLLIGYKTRLATVISWLLLVSLQNRNTLITQGGDDLLRMLLFWGMFLPWGRYYAYDATQQKQPLAADTTYFSAATVAYILQICLVYFCTALLKNSPEWRTEGTALYYALSLDQILMPGGRLIYPYPELLHTLTLTTYYVELLLPFLLLIPFYNNFFRMVVVAVLLGFHIGISLTLFVGLFYLINIASIAGLLPRPVMDWLDRRLLASFRRPYTGHFKRLFEQIRRPSLVSIQVRLHRPLVPRHLWPQFRNGFVSVVLLYCIWWNLSGTALRIPQLPDSSRWFGYLLRLDQHWGMFAPVVFKDDGWYILEGQTASGKTIDLNHEGEAATYTKPASVVSLFKNDRWRKYSENYLFVRNAYMRPYYCNYLMRRWNEAHPQRPIRQLEVIYMKEPSLPDYQVAEPTREVLCGCANQPQQH
- a CDS encoding lysophospholipid acyltransferase family protein, whose translation is MLYAILKVIYLIGLRVFFRKQEVHNQGLLPQQGPLLIVANHPNTFMDPVVIAAQLKQPAYFIAKGTVFGSRFRNWMLRKMHLIPIHRREDNPDQPISNEEAFAASFKALAQKKTLLIFPEGNSFNERRLRKIKTGAARIALSAEATARLGVQILPVGLNYTAPTRFRSSVFVNVGQPISVAAYMDAYAADGTAAVLALTEEIRHRLEHLIINTPTEEEDELARLIEGLYKEELLANAPKATHEQEFLLTKGIVKSIHYFSQTQPERIAALQQRIKAYSRQLQRLHLHDALLGQGKRVVLQQSILSLLYLVAGLPVYAFGLLHNYVPYILPAKVARAATHEEEWYAPIMLTVGIFTFPLAYALSLWLCSEVLHPSLVVLLLYGLSLPASGFFALHYWHKLVHTQEHLALLRLFFQRQPLVNRLLHQRQAIRETLEQGRLEYLQERQKPVS
- the carB gene encoding carbamoyl-phosphate synthase large subunit; translated protein: MPKDNSIKSVLIIGSGPIIIGQACEFDYSGSQAARSLREEGIEVTLINSNPATIMTDPVTADNVYLKPLEKKYIVEILEKHKIDAVLPTMGGQTALNLAIDCEKAGIWKKYGVRIIGVDIKAIETTEDREQFRLKMLELDVNVCKGETATSFLEGKEIAQEIGFPLVIRPSFTLGGYGGGFVNTPEEFDAALTRGLHASPTHEVLVEQSIMGWKEYELELLRDNLGNIIIICSIENFDPMGVHTGDSITVAPAMTLPDTVYQKMRDLAIKMMNGIGQFAGGCNVQFSVNPLDDTIIAIEINPRVSRSSALASKATGYPIAKIAAKLAIGYNLDELKNAITKTTSAYFEPALDYVIVKIPRWNFDKFPGADRRLGLQMKSVGEVMGIGRTFQEALQKACQSLEIKRNGIGADGKEKTNYDELIDSLANPSWNRLFSIKDAMRIGIPTSTIQKLTKVDPWFLAQIEELDVMEKEIEKYTLATIPAELLREAKVKGYADRQIAHLLRCKESEVHSVRTELGIRRGYKMVDTCAAEFEASTPYYYSTFDGENESIVSDKKKVVVLGSGPNRIGQGIEFDYSCVHGVLAAKECGYETIMINCNPETVSTDFDISDKLYFEPVFWEHIYDIILHEKPEGVIVQLGGQTALKLAEKLERYGIKIMGTSYKALDLAEDRGSFSALLRDLNIPYPPFAVIETAEEALELSKELKFPLLVRPSYVLGGQNMKIVINDKELEAHVIDLLKDHPGNKVLLDHFLDNAIEAEADAICDGEDVHICGIMEHIEPAGIHSGDSYAVLPPFDLSENVLRQIEEYTKRIAVALETVGVINIQFAIKNEIVYIIEANPRASRTFPFIAKAYREPYINYATKIMLGAKKVKDFNFNPYKHGYAIKVPVFSYNKFPEVNKELGPEMKSTGEAIYFIDDLEDDYFTKVYSERNLYLSK